A single Aspergillus puulaauensis MK2 DNA, chromosome 7, nearly complete sequence DNA region contains:
- a CDS encoding uncharacterized protein (COG:E;~EggNog:ENOG410PU6Y;~InterPro:IPR013057;~PFAM:PF01490;~TransMembrane:11 (i58-78o84-107i128-148o154-182i189-211o231-250i270-292o312-335i347-371o383-405i417-440o)): protein MHPSTSCPDPGRRIGTEDPKDVIDLEHIEEEEKAIGCIEDARAVAGDAHFHRLGWKRLTVVLIVQSIALGTLSIPSAFASLGMVAGVVITVALGLLAIYASYIVGLLKLKYPHIPHYADFGRLLLGSPGDWLFSSIFVAQLTLVVGSHCVTGKLALAAISDSAVCSLILGAISAVILFMLAIPPSFAELAVLGYIDFASIAIAVGIAIIATGLQRDEIVALPWSAWPKDNLTLGEAFVAISTIVFAYAFAAAQPSFMDEMHSPQDFGSSIFVLGTVQITVYTVTGALIYAFVGQTVQSPALLSIGPLLSKVSFGIALPVIFISGSINTTVACRFMHGRVFQHSITRYVNTAAGWATWLGLVAALTVLSWVISEAIPFFSELLSLSGCLFVSGFSFYLPPLLWFFLLKEGSCFEKQNFQSAVLNLLVFAVGVCVLGFGTYASVKQIMVQFEAGSVGRPFSCSSG from the exons ATGCACCCCTCGACCTCTTGTCCCGACCCCGGTAGAAGAATCGGAACGGAGGACCCAAAGGACGTAATCGACTTGGAACacatcgaagaagaagaaaaagcaattGGCTGTATAGAAGATGCCAGAGCAGTTGCAGGAGATGCACATTTCCACCGTCTAGGCTGGAAGCGATTGACGGTTGTCCTCATCGTTCAATCAATTGCCCTCGGGACTCTCAGCATCCCATCAGCATTTGCCTCCCTTGGAATGGTTGCCGGGGTGGTAATCACCGTGGCACTCGGGCTGCTTGCTATATACGCTAGTTATATAGTCGGCTTGCTCAAATTAAAGTACCCACACATCCCTCACTATGCGGATTTCGGTCGCCTCCTACTGGGCTCGCCCGGCGACTGGCTTTTCAGCAGTATCTTCGTCGCGCAGTTAACCCTGGTTGTTGGCTCGCACTGCGTCACAGGGAAACTCGCTCTCGCTGCGATTTCAGATAGCGCTGTGTGCTCTCTTATCCTCGGCGCCATCTCGGCTGTGATTCTGTTTATGCTTGCGATCCCTCCATCTTTCGCCGAGTTGGCCGTCTTGGGATACATCGACTTCGCCTCTATCGCGATCGCAGTCGGAATCGCCATAATCGCCACCGGGTTACAGCGAGACGAAATCGTCGCCCTCCCATGGTCCGCATGGCCGAAGGACAATCTCACCCTCGGCGAGGCGTTCGTCGCGATCTCGACCATCGTATTTGCATATGCTTTTGCAGCCGCGCAGCCCTCGTTCATGGATGAAATGCACAGTCCCCAGGATTTCGGCAGTTCCATTTTTGTTCTTGGCACAGTACAGATCACGGTCTATACAGTCACAGGCGCCTTGATATATGCCTTTGTCGGCCAGACAGTCCAGTCCCCAGCCCTCCTTTCAATCGGTCCCCTGTTATCCAAAGTGTCATTTGGCATTGCCCTGCCAGTAATCTTCATATCAGGATCAATTAACACAACCGTTGCCTGTCGATTCATGCACGGCAGGGTGTTCCAGCACTCAATCACGCGCTACGTTAATACTGCAGCGGGCTGGGCTACGTGGCTAGGTCTCGTTGCTGCTCTCACCGTGCTCTCCTGGGTCATTTCGGAAGCGATCCCGTTCTTCTCGGAGCTGCTCTCCCTCTCTGGTTGCTTATTTGTCTCCGGGTTCTCGTTCTATTTACCCCCCTTGTTATGGTTCTTTCTCCTTAAAGAAGGAAGCTGCTTCGAGAAACAGAACTTTCAGTCCGCGGTTTTGAATCTGCTTGTCTTTGCTGTTGGGGTTTGCGTGCTTGGGTTTGGAACTTATGCCAGCGTTAAGCAGATC ATGGTCCAATTCGAAGCAGGATCTGTGGGTAGGCCATTTTCTTGTTCGAGTGGGTAG
- a CDS encoding tellurite-resistance/dicarboxylate transporter family protein (COG:P;~EggNog:ENOG410PGDK;~InterPro:IPR004695,IPR038665,IPR030185;~PFAM:PF03595;~TransMembrane:10 (i72-90o102-123i143-162o174-197i209-229o241-268i280-300o320-345i357-378o390-411i);~go_component: GO:0016021 - integral component of membrane [Evidence IEA];~go_function: GO:0015140 - malate transmembrane transporter activity [Evidence IEA];~go_process: GO:0055085 - transmembrane transport [Evidence IEA];~go_process: GO:0071423 - malate transmembrane transport [Evidence IEA]) codes for MSSSSHSRGSQAHGIQSTAVEQLHNLQPRATDRAPEREKAGGDCSDHNSLQRTLTGYSAKTLSWKKRIRHVTWAYFTSTMATGGLANVLYQVPYRFRGLDTIGIVVFLINIALYLFIWGLLIARFYNYPYTFKASFLHPTESLFVPASVVSFGTILINVSQYGPQNAGSWLVEAVGILFWFDAALAVILSAGIYLLLWSTQTFTIAQMTPIWIFPAYPMLIIGPHAGILSAKLDPARSLRIIIGGTTIQGVGFLVSMMVYSAFIYRLMTQKLPRENSRPGMFVSVGPSGFTVAGIVNMAANAKRCFPADFMGNGALAADVLKVVVNFAALWLWGLAMFFFLIASAAHLSAIGPGKMVFSMTWFSFIFPNTALITATFAIGEAFSCKAINILGLVAVFPLFLMYFFVCYKMLRAVYLHQIMWPQKGEDRDEGGFEIHNIKPEAEGSGENIMV; via the exons ATGTCTTCCAGCTCGCACAGTCGCGGCAGCCAAGCCCATGGCATCCAGTCCACGGCCGTGGAGCAGCTGCACAACTTGCAGCCGCGAGCGACGGACAGAGCCccagaaagagagaaggctGGTGGCGATTGTTCAGATCACAATTCGCTCCAGAGGACGCTCACGGGGTATTCGGCCAAAACTctgagctggaagaagcgtATTCGCCATGTTACGTGGGCATATTTCACCAGTACCATGGCCACCGGTGGTTTGGCTAATGTTCTATACCAAG TCCCTTACCGTTTTCGCGGTCTCGATACAATTGGAATTGTTGTCTTTTTGATTAATATCGCCCTGTATCTTTTCATCTGGGGCCTGCTGATTGCAAGATTCTATAATTACCCCTATACCTTCAAAGCTTCGTTTCTGCACCCCACCGAGTCTCTCTTCGTCCCCGCGTCGGTTGTGTCTTTCGGAACTATCTTGATTAACGTCTCCCAGTATGGTCCACAAAATGCGGGCTCGTGGCTGGTTGAGGCTGTCGGGATCTTGTTTTGGTTTGATGCTGCCCTTGCCGTGATATTGTCGGCGGGCATATATCTTCTTCT GTGGTCGACTCAGACTTTCACCATCGCCCAGATGACCCCCATTTGGATTTTCCCTGCCTACCCTATGCTTATTATTGGGCCACATGCTGGCATCTTGAGTGCTAAATTAGACCCGGCCCGCTCACTACGCATCATCATCGGAGGCACCACCATTCAAGGTGTCGGGTTTCTGGTGTCCATGATGGTGTACTCGGCCTTTATCTACCGCCTCATGACGCAGAAGCTACCGAGGGAGAATAGCCGACCGGGCATGTTTGTTTCTGTCGGTCCAAGTGGCTTCACCGTAGCCGGTATCGTGAACATGGCCGCCAACGCGAAACGCTGTTTCCCCGCTGATTTTATGGGAAATGGAGCTCTCGCCGCTGATGTTTTGAAGGTGGTCGTTAACTTCGCTGCCCTGTGGTTGTGGGG CCTGGCcatgttcttctttcttattGCCAGCGCAGCCCACCTGTCTGCGATTGGACCGGGCAAGATGGTCTTTTCAATGACCTGGTTCTCGTTTATATTTCCCAATACTGCTTTGATCACGGCTACATTTGCCATCGGCGAGGCATTCTCATGCAAGGCTATCAACATTTTGGGGCTAGTAGCGGTATTCCCGTTGTTTCTGATGTACTTCTTTGTGTGTTACAAGATGTTGCGTGCTGTCTATCTTCATCAGATCATGTGGCCGCAGAAAGGCGAAGATCGCGATGAAGGTGGGTTTGAAATCCACAACATCAAACCAGAGGCTGAGGGCTCTGGCGAGAATATTATGGTATAA
- a CDS encoding uncharacterized protein (COG:E;~EggNog:ENOG410PJ7Z;~InterPro:IPR005828,IPR003663,IPR036259,IPR020846;~PFAM:PF00083,PF07690;~TransMembrane:12 (i44-65o85-104i116-136o142-162i174-193o205-226i296-318o338-355i362-381o393-421i433-450o470-487i);~go_component: GO:0016020 - membrane [Evidence IEA];~go_component: GO:0016021 - integral component of membrane [Evidence IEA];~go_function: GO:0022857 - transmembrane transporter activity [Evidence IEA];~go_process: GO:0055085 - transmembrane transport [Evidence IEA]), with amino-acid sequence MKSGNMFSAISRRRPHFEEAVAAQGDTPEVPYVNWRKDPQMRKLYFYAAIICVASATNGYDGAMFNSLQIMPSWQKTFNNPTGSSLGRLTAMYSIGSVASLPFAPFLSDRFGRKAAIIVGCAIMIIAAAVQTSAHAQPQFEAGRFFMGFGSSLAQLASPLLLTEICHPQHRGKVTAIYNCLFNVGALLNAWVSFGTNHITSSWSWRIPTLLQALPSLIQITFIWFCPESPRWLMSKDRHGEALEVLGKYHARGNVQDSTVQFEFAEIKETLRLEFLYKKSSSYLDFVRTPGNQYRLVLIVSLGVFSQWSGTGLIAYYSAIIYKSVGITQSSTQLGLDGGLRGLKVIISVACALLVDRAGRRLLFLAATGSMLLFFTCLTITGNRYSNAPSDTLGIVFVIFVWLHGLSFALAWSGLLVAYTVEILPFKLRAKGVMVMNFSLQCALVVNNYVNPLAISSGKPWQHDPWKLYAIYTAWLLFEFIFVYFVYPETRFVTPSLLLSAEYYLMIGSGPTLEEIAKIFDGENVDDDTAKAKSADGLSCCMSPSFNVVSDKEKPTRAEVFHAG; translated from the exons ATGAAATCAGGGAATATGTTTTCGGCCATCTCCCGTAGGCGACCTCATTTCGAAGAGGCCGTGGCTGCGCAAGGAGATACGCCAGAAGTTCCCTACGTCAACTGGAGAAAGGATCCACAGATGCGAAAGTTGTATTTCTACGCCGCCATAATCTGTGTTGCATCGGCGACAAATGGCTATGACGG GGCCATGTTCAACTCTCTTCAAATCATGCCATCTTGGCAGAAGACGTTCAACAACCCGACAGGTTCTTCGCTTGGCCGTTTGACAGCCATGTACTCGATTGGGAGCGTCGCATCGCTACCTTTTGCTCCGTTTCTTTCAGACCGCTTTGGCAGGAAGGCTGCTATCATTGTTGGATGCGCTATCATGATCATCGCTGCCGCAGTGCAAACCTCCGCCCATGCTCAGCCTCAGTTTGAAGCCGGTCGTTTCTTCATGGGGTTCGGCAGCTCGCTGGCCCAGCTAGCCTCCCCCTTGCTTTTGACAGAAATTTGCCATCCACAGCATAGGGGGAAGGTGACGGCGATCTACAATTGTCTGTTCAACGTTGGGGCACTGTTGAACGCTTGGGTCTCTTTCGGCACCAATCATATTACGAGCAGCTGGTCATGGCGTATCCCTACACTGCTGCAAGCGTTGCCCTCGCTCATCCAAATCACCTTCATCTGGTTCTGTCCCGAGTCCCCCCGGTGGCTCATGTCCAAGGATCGTCATGGAGAGGCACTCGAAGTTCTTGGAAAGTATCATGCCAGAGGCAATGTCCAGGATTCCACTGTTCAATTTGAATTCGCCGAAATCAAGGAGACCCTCCGCCTAGAGTTCCTGTACAAAAAGAGCTCTAGCTATCTGGACTTTGTTAGGACTCCCGGCAATCAATATCGTCTTGTTCTCATTGTCTCACTTGGAGTCTTTTCTCAGTGGTCTGGCACTGGCCTAATTGCCTATTACTCAGCGATCATCTACAAGTCTGTTGGGATCACGCAGTCGAGTACTCAGCTCGGACTTGATGGCGGCCTCAGGGGGTTGAAAGTCATTATATCTGTCGCCTGCGCACTTCTAGTCGACCGTGCCGGCCGCCGCCTGCTCTTTTTGGCTGCCACCGGCTCCatgctgctcttcttcacctgcctCACCATCACTGGAAACAGATACAGCAATGCTCCATCCGATACACTGGGTATTGTCTTTGTCATTTTCGTTTGGCTTCATGGCTTGTCGTTCGCGCTTGCTTGGTCTGGTCTTCTGGTAGCCTACACCGTTGAAATTTTGCCGTTCAAGTTACGGGCCAAAGGCGTTATGGTGATGAACTTTTCCCTCCAGTGTGCGCTCGTCGTGAACAATTACGTGAACCCGCTCGCGATCAGTAGTGGTAAGCCTTGGCAGCATGACCCCTGGAAGCTATACGCTATCTACACAGCGTGGCTCCTCTTCGAATTTATCTTTGTTTACTTCGTTTATCCTGAGACTCGGTTTGTTACTCCTTCGCTCTTACTCAGCGCTGAATACTATCTAATGATTGGCAGTGGTCCGACTCTTGAAGAAATCGCTAAGATCTTCGACGGGGAGAATGTGGACGACGATACTGCTAAAGCCAAGAGTGCAGATGGGTTGAGCTGTTGCATGTCACCATCCTTCAATGTTGTTTCTGACAAAGAAAAGCCTACTCGTGCCGAAGTTTTTCATGCTGGCTAG
- a CDS encoding uncharacterized protein (CAZy:GH88;~COG:S;~EggNog:ENOG410PKI9;~InterPro:IPR008928,IPR010905,IPR012341;~PFAM:PF07470;~go_process: GO:0005975 - carbohydrate metabolic process [Evidence IEA]) — MVYPETVPQSGPDEGRYQSRETDFWTCGFFPGSIYSLLERAIAHPHALMADRAHVNVPVLRQTLEQVGRIWSDPIRRQAHRTDTHDLGFVILPHMRPRWELLHDSQALDTIITAAESLHRRYDPRLRAIRSWDTFDWHENVNINNPEENFLVIIDSLCNMDLLFYAAAQSGKTFLAEAAVAHSQTLLKSHLRAETASRDGYPGVLYSTRHLVNFSPQTCMVKEVRTAQGYSHSSTWSRGQAWAILGYAQTYHWSGCIEFLDAACGLAEYFLLRLENAPNWVEVALPGLNGWPGGRYVPLWDFDAPIKQPQGPLRDTSAGVIAALGMLILSQDLGRLERHELSARYVEAALKIVQSTLDLALAQEKAQLDVATAETVVVKDIDTERRFDAILKHATVCFNSASFAENRASDTGLVYADYYLIEFGTQLLRMGLF; from the coding sequence ATGGTATATCCTGAGACTGTGCCACAGTCTGGGCCCGATGAAGGACGCTACCAGTCGCGAGAAACCGATTTTTGGACCTGTGGGTTTTTCCCAGGGTCCATTTACTCTTTACTGGAGCGGGCTATTGCGCATCCACACGCCTTGATGGCGGATCGAGCGCATGTCAACGTGCCGGTACTGCGACAGACTCTAGAGCAAGTTGGACGCATCTGGTCAGATCCCATCCGCCGCCAGGCACACAGGACCGATACTCACGATCTGGGCTTTGTGATCTTGCCTCATATGCGGCCTCGGTGGGAGCTTCTGCATGATTCACAAGCGCTCGATACTATCATCACCGCTGCGGAAAGCCTCCACCGACGATACGATCCTCGACTGCGAGCGATCCGATCTTGGGACACTTTCGACTGGCACGAGAATGTCAACATCAATAACCCCGAAGAAAACTTTCTGGTGATCATCGACTCGCTGTGCAATATGGATCTTCTATTCTATGCGGCAGCCCAATCCGGCAAGACCTTTCTCGCCGAGGCAGCCGTCGCTCATTCGCAGACCCTACTGAAATCTCACCTGCGCGCTGAAACCGCATCGCGAGACGGCTATCCTGGAGTTTTATACAGTACAAGGCATCTGGTCAATTTCTCGCCTCAAACCTGCATGGTCAAGGAGGTACGGACCGCTCAGGGATATAGCCATTCCTCCACCTGGTCACGGGGCCAGGCGTGGGCTATCCTGGGCTATGCGCAAACGTACCACTGGTCAGGGTGTATAGAGTTTCTGGATGCTGCCTGTGGATTAGCCGaatattttcttcttcggcttgAAAATGCGCCCAATTGGGTGGAGGTGGCACTGCCCGGGCTCAATGGGTGGCCGGGGGGCCGATATGTCCCGCTATGGGACTTTGATGCCCCCATCAAACAGCCCCAGGGGCCCCTGCGGGATACCTCGGCGGGGGTGATTGCGGCACTCGGAATGCTCATTCTCTCGCAGGATTTGGGCCGGCTTGAGAGACATGAGCTCAGTGCACGATACGTAGAGGCCGCCCTCAAGATCGTGCAGAGTACTCTGGATTTGGCATTGGCCCAAGAGAAGGCGCAACTGGATGTCGCTACCGCTGAAACTGTGGTTGTTAAGGATATTGACACTGAAAGACGATTTGACGCTATCTTGAAGCATGCTACGGTGTGCTTCAACTCCGCCAGCTTCGCGGAGAACAGAGCAAGTGATACTGGCCTCGTGTATGCAGACTACTATTTGATCGAGTTTGGGACCCAGCTGCTACGAATGGGGTTGTTTTGA
- a CDS encoding fungal specific transcription factor domain-containing protein (COG:S;~EggNog:ENOG410PG1S;~InterPro:IPR007219;~PFAM:PF04082;~go_function: GO:0003677 - DNA binding [Evidence IEA];~go_function: GO:0008270 - zinc ion binding [Evidence IEA];~go_process: GO:0006351 - transcription, DNA-templated [Evidence IEA]), with amino-acid sequence MSALSLLAQEIQKLNNNISNLSPILSSSVAAEPRGTVSPISANSSHRDHTRKRQRHSDEDSDPVVSEINLPIVTEHTDHSAVFLTGHNLEMLVDAFFKNVHPWVPNIHQASFRRKILMPEGLNDHQLLLHAMLVSALRFIRPSTQHCASDCTNRAIEQSRKKVVLASMSGLSVEKLQALTIIAFIHVGDGEPLKAWPLVASLTRTVEFLQLSVEVAEKERHNAFLRPPALPAPSDWLEEEERRRVFWNIFILDRICSVTTGWNIGLTADNVSRRLPINGSNWTDEIPAAAPLFGMWDKSAAKIGNSVAFLPTHYSSPGQSSDASRSQYEPTSFRNQQLQPQATQMDVSTIGAFAYFVESLESLCRINVYFLQQKIDFNNRQEVSNWLTRFKELDLRLVHWKMFLPAKWKDPNVPREHSTTALDPNMTLAHITHNTSMILLHQRIAYPEPRLRSLKLPNFHGAETCQSAAIETTFSAVKYLELAPPHMPLSPHFSFCVYVSARVLLVHSRFYGFDLDPQFWTLVECLREMSRRWTGPWTHGPALSLSTQFATRLQHLYERCVGDPKFPVGVVGSINERDSATSNSPADASEASIRSSAGVHELSLHQPAASPKQFTAPSEPEHTFVRFANGASVASSVAPPVNSMIANWQSPPSMSETWVTSGSKGPDELANILSTLTDQRFMDMDRVITFNDCNFEPLPGALPDMR; translated from the exons ATGTCAGCTCTATCATTGCTGGCCCAGGAGATCCAGAAGCTCAATAACAATATCTCCAATTTATCTCCAATTCTCTCTTCGTCAGTTGCTGCCGAACCAAGGGGCACTGTTTCACCGATATCGGCAAACAGCAGCCATCGCGATCATACCAGAAAGCGGCAGAGACACAGTGACGAGGACTCTGACCCTGTCGTATCGGAGATCAATTTACCTATCGTCACTGAACATACGGACCATTCCGCAGTTTTTCTTACCGGGCACAACCTCGAGATGCTCGTGGATGCATTCTTCAAAAATGTGCATCCATGGGTACCGAACATCCACCAAGCTTCATTCAGGCGCAAGATTCTCATGCCGGAGGGATTAAACGATCATCAGTTGCTCCTGCACGCAATGCTAGTAAGCGCTCTACGTTTCATCAGGCCATCCACACAACACTGTGCTAGTGATTGCACCAACCGGGCTATTGAACAATCAAGGAAGAAAGTCGTGCTGGCATCAATGAGTGGCCTCTCAGTGGAAAAGCTTCAGGCCTTGACTATCATCGCGTTCATTCAC GTTGGGGATGGCGAGCCTTTGAAAGCGTGGCCCCTCGTGGCATCTCTCACCAGAACCGTGGAGTTTCTTCAACTGAGTGTCGAGGTGGCAGAGAAAGAGCGTCACAACGCATTCTTAAGACCTCCAGCTTTACCTGCTCCGTCTGACTGGctagaagaggaggagcgccGAAGGGTGTTTTGGAACATCTTTATCCTAGATCG AATCTGTTCTGTCACGACTGG CTGGAACATTGGCCTTACAGCCGACAACGTCTCCCGTCGGCTGCCAATAAATGGCAGCAACTGGACGGACGAAATCCCAGCCGCAGCACCGTTGTTTGGAATGTGGGACAAGTCAGCTGCCAAAATTGGAAACTCGGTGGCCTTCCTACCGACCCATTATTCCAGTCCGGGGCAAAGTTCAGATGCGAGCAGGTCGCAATATGAACCCACCTCCTTTAGGAACCAACAACTTCAGCCTCAAGCTACCCAAATGGACGTATCAACAATTGGCGCGTTCGCGTATTTCGTCGAGTCTCTAGAGTCGCTTTGTCGCATTAACGTTTACTTTTTGCAGCAGAAAATCGACTTCAACAATCGCCAGGAAGTTTCAAACTGGCTCACACGGTTCAAGGAACTTGATCTGCGCCTGGTGCA TTGGAAAATGTTTTTGCCGGCAAAATGGAAAGATCCCAACGTTCCTCGAGAGCATTCAACTACGGCACTCGATCCAAATATGACATTGGCCCATATCACACATAATACCTCCATGATTCTGCTTCACCAACGTATTGCATATCCTGAACCACGGCTGAGAAGCCTTAAGTTACCTAATTTCCATGGGGCAGAGACCTGTCAATCGGCAGCTATTGAGACTACATTCAGTGCTGTGAAGTACCTCGAACTTGCGCCACCGCATAtgcctctttctcctcacttCTCTTTCTGTGTATATGTCAGTGCTCGAGTGCTCCTTG TACACTCTCGATTCTACGGATTTGACCTTGACCCACAGTTCTGGACGTTGGTTGAGTGTCTTCGAGAAATGTCCCGGCGATGGACGGGGCCCTGGACACATGGCCCAGCTCTTTCACTCTCCACTCAGTTTGCGACACGCCTTCAACATCTCTATGAGCGGTGTGTCGGCGATCCAAAATTCCCCGTGGGTGTTGTGGGCTCTATCAACGAAAGGGACTCGGCAACATCCAATAGCCCGGCGGACGCCTCCGAGGCATCAATCAGGAGTTCTGCCGGAGTGCACGAACTTAGCCTACACCAGCCTGCTGCATCACCCAAACAATTTACAGCGCCATCTGAGCCAGAACACACGTTTGTGCGTTTTGCAAATGGTGCTTCAGTAGCCTCAAGCGTGGCGCCTCCTGTGAACAGTATGATAGCAAATTGGCAATCGCCCCCGAGCATGTCCGAGACCTGGGTGACCAGCGGTTCGAAAGGACCGGATGAGTTGGCGAATATCCTGTCCACCTTGACAGACCAGCGCTTCATGGATATGGATCGGGTGATCACATTTAATGACTGCAACTTCGAGCCTCTGCCGGGTGCATTGCCAGACATGCGCTAA